One window of the Pelmatolapia mariae isolate MD_Pm_ZW linkage group LG15, Pm_UMD_F_2, whole genome shotgun sequence genome contains the following:
- the ccdc25 gene encoding coiled-coil domain-containing protein 25, whose protein sequence is MVFYFTSAVVNPSFTIYMGKDKYENEDLIKYGWPEDIWFHVDKLSSAHVYLRMPKGQTIDDIPPEVLIDCAQLVKNNSIQGCKMNNINVVYTPWANLKKTGDMDVGQIGFYRQKEVKIVAVEKKINEIINRLEKTKVERFPDLAAEKESRDREERNEKKAQLQEQKRREKEEQKRKKEQEELRNYSSLMRTENMKTNEDGNDSDDFM, encoded by the exons ATGGTGTTTTATTTCACGAGCGCCG TGGTGAACCCTTCCTTCACGATCTACATGGGAAAAGACAAATATGAAA ATGAAGATCTTATCAAGTATGGATGGCCCGAAGATATCTG GTTTCACGTGGACAAACTGTCCTCAGCTCACGTATATCTGAGAATGCCAAAG GGTCAAACCATTGATGATATCCCACCAGAGGTGCTGATAGACTGCGCACAACTGGTgaaaaacaacagcatccaaG GCTGTAAGATGAACAACATCAATGTGGTTTACACACCGTGGGCCAACCTGAAGAAAACAGGAGACATGGATGTTGGACAGATCGGCTTTTATCGACAGAAAGAG GTAAAGATCGTGGCAGTGGAGAAGAAGATCAACGAGATAATAAACCGTCTGGAGAAAACAAAAGTGGAACGGTTCCCTGATCTGGCAGCAGAGAAGGAATCGAGAGATCGGGAGGAGAGGAACGAGAAGAAAGCTCAGCTGCAGGAgcagaagaggagagagaaggaggagcagaaaaggaaaaaagagcaAGAGGAGCTCAG GAACTACTCGTCACTGATGAGGACTGAAAACATGAAGACTAATGAG GACGGCAACGATTCAGATGACTTCATGTGA